The DNA window NNNNNNNNNNNNNNNNNNNNNNNNNNNNNNNNNNNNNNNNNNNNAACAGCATTGGAAGGAAAAGCACTCCGACGCCGGCCATGAATAACGACCGGACCTGGTATCTGTTAACAGATCATGCCAGGAAAAGAGAGCACGTTTTGAGTTGCTATTGAATGAACAAACGACTAGAGAAGGCACAAACCGAATGGCTATTCGAGAGTTGAAAAACGGTAAGGCCATTGGGAAGGCCAGAATCCCGGCCGAACTAAAAGTCGACAGTGACTGGCTGTACGAAGTAATCCACAGAGTGATCTGGGTGGAAATGTCTTCGGATTGGATGGATTGCTTCAAAAGGGGCCTCGAGTATAATAGCTATCGAGACATAAGGATACTCTATGATCCCTACAAGGTACGCtctcgtgttctgtttagcagattGCTCACGTTGACTGAAACCTCTGTCGGCGAATAGCAATGTGAGTTTCGAGAAAGACGATCAACGACGGATTCACCCTGTGATAAATTTTGGATTAATTTCAGGAATGCAACTTGCGGACCCAGCATCTGTTAGAAATTAGTATGccatgagaattcaaaaaaaaattatagttgAAATTTCGATTATAGTAGACTTGATCGCAGGAGGCGTTGCCGGcaaaagtaagaaaattttcattattaattGTACACGAGGTTAGATCGGAACCAGAAAATATAGTTTATAAGTCGAACCAGTATTTTTTCCTCGCGGCAACTGTATAAATCAGACATAGTTTCCTGTTGCTGCTGCTAACACCATCTGTTTGTGGACTTCAAggcagcgtacgattcagtgaaacgaaacgaactgtGACACATAATGCTTGTACATGGTTTCCCGGCAAAGCTGATTCGTGTGACACTGGATGGGTCGAAAACAAGCGTCAAAATAGGTGAGGTGACATCCAGTTTGCAACGTTAGACGGATTAAAGCTGGGCAATACACTCTCTAGTCTAATATGTTCAACATAGCGCTCAAAagtgcttcttggcttcgcggaAAACATCGATATCATtagcgttgatcgcagagcGGTGGAAGAGACATTTTTGTCCTTTAAAAGGGAAGCTGCGAGAATCGGACTGATTGTAAACTCTGACAAGATAAAGTATATGGTAGCTGGTAGAGAACGAGGCAGTCCAAACGATGTTGGTTCCGAATTGGAAATGTATGGGTACCCATACTGAAGGTATAATTCACCAACTAAAAGGGTAATATCTATAGTATTTATTATTTCCCACGTAGAAGTTACTCAGCATTCATTAGTAATTATCAAATTTTGCTGAAGTTTTAAAGGCTTTTGGTCAATCAAATTATTACATTTAGAATGTTGAGCTTTATTAACCCAACTCAGAGGATCACAAACGTCTTATTTATTGCCTCGTTATCATATCCTCAGCTCGCCTATTCCCACATTTTTTCCACTTCAACCATTATCTACTGTCAATTAAATTATCTCACAACGAGAATAGGGTTGTGAAATCACCTGCCAAAACCTTCCTGATTATCTCCCTCAAACCCTCTCCGTTACAGATAATATTCCATGTCGGCCCATTTCAACCAAGTTAATCCTCCTTTCAAAGCTCCCACTTTCTCAGGTTGTCATTTGCTCTGTTCCAAATCCAACCGGATATCTCGCCCGAGGGGAAAACTTTCTCGACATGGTGCAAATTAGCTCATCGAATATTCTCCGCAGCGGTCGTTATCATCACACTTGAATGCTAGCGTTGATACTGGTGCCAACATGCAACGGTGTGTCCTCGGTGGTTGACGGGAGGGGGTACACtattcaaatatacgccatgaTCAAATTGCCCCGGGCTAACGCTCGCTCCTTTTTGACTCGCACTCGGCCGTTTTGTGGGAAAATGAGCAAGGCAAATAGTTTGATTCTAGGAATAATACCGTACACAAAACCGCCTTACTGCTTACGATGCGGATCCGGTTACTTGACGCCTGCAGGCAGGCTCAACCGGCAGAAAGACATGtgcttatttatttttcaaatttagacACAAATTTCCGTCCTTTTGAGACTGGCACAGTGCTACAGCGCATATTTACGCCTGGATGCATACTTTTCGTGAGggacacagacacacacacacacaaacagttGGTCGTCGTTCTAAAAACGCTGTAGGCGCACCGGTTTCTGCTTCCTTTTGAACTCGAACCGCAGATGAGCGGCAAAGCCAATCCGGATTTGTAGTTCGTGGTACTTTAGCTTTATTACTCTGAGAAGCAAGTTTATTGTTTGTTCTGGTGAGCATTTGGTATGCGACTCTGTTCACTTGACCCTGCGGTTATGCAATTAGCTTGGCTTCGGTCCCGGCTCATCCTACAAATTAATGCCACTTTTTGCTGTTAAATCGAGACATTAACCATAAACCTTTTTCTTCTAATTTATTTACAGCCATCCGGTGAGGCAACATCGCAACAGGAATGTTCCACAAATGGTACGCTAATCTGAGTAATCGTACCATCGCGATTACGATAGTCGTCTGCATCTGTATGCTGTACGTTTCCTACACATTTAACACATGTCTGATATCGAGCATCAACCGGACTTGGAAAAAGGTATGCCTGTGCCTTAGTAGATAACTAAATAAAATAATGCTTTTAATCCTTTGTAGGCCCACACCAGCTTCACCACGGTAACCACACCCACTGAGGAAACGGACGCACCGCAGATTAAAATCCTCGGTTCGATCGTTCGAATAGTACCCCTAACTGGTGATGGAACCGGCTATGAGTCGAAAGGAATCCTGAACGCTACCGACGGTTCACCCAAGTATCGTTTCCTTCGGTCGCAAGGCTTGCGACCATCCCGCCATCTACCGGATGCTCTCATTATCGGTATCAAAAAGAGTGGCACCCGTGCCTTGCTGGAATTTATTCGGCTTCATCCGGATGTCCGCGCGGCTGGCTGCGAGGTACACTTTTTCGATCGACACTACGTCAAAGGTCTGCACTGGTATCGGCACCACATGCCACCGACGATCGAAGGTCAGATCACTATGGAAAAAACGCCGAGTTACTTCATTACCAAGGAAGCCCCGAAACGGGTCTACCATATGAACCCGGGCACCAAGCTGCTGGTGGTTGTACGGGATCCAGTGACACGTGCCATCTCCGATTACACTCAGGCGCGCAGTAAAAAGAAAGACATGAAAAAGTTCGAGGAACTAGCGTTTCTTAACGGAACCTCCGGTGGCGTTGTAGACACTACCTGGGGACCGGTTAAGATCGGAGTATATGCCAAACACCTGGAACGGTGGCTCGAGTACTTCCCACTGTCGCAGTTGATCTTCGTCAGCGGTGAACGCTTGATCGCCGATCCGGCGGTAGAGATCGGTCGCGTTCAGGACTTTCTGGGCCTGAAACGGGTTGTAAACGAGAAACATTTCTATTTCAACTCGACCAAGGGTTTCCCCTGTTTGCTGAAATCCGAGGAACGATCGTCGCCTCACTGCCTGGGTAAAACGAAGGGTCGTAACCATCCTCGGATTGAACCACAGGCCATCGAGCGATTGCGCGAGTTTTACCGACCGTTCAATCTTAAGTTCTACCAGCTGACCGGGATCAACTTTGGTTGGCCCTGAAGAAATCCAATCGCAAGACATTAGATAGGTGTACATAAGTATTTAGTTACCGGAGGATGTagaatgaaattcaattgcaATCCGCGTAGAGTTCCTAGCTAAATGAGGGTGTTCAATGGATTATACGAAAATTGGAGGAATTTGCAGGGTCCTTCTTGGTCAACTGAAACAAGTTGGTAAATTTTGAATCAATCATTCAGTAAAAGAAGAATCCTGCAAGCTTCCATAGCTCAAATTAATTCACTGACAGATCATTCCTGAACCTGAAATGATCGAAACTGTAGCGTTTTCAACGAAAGCAAACCAAAAGAACCAACATTTTGTGGCAAACTAgcatgtcgaaaacaaaaattcaGATGTCAAAAGGGTAACTTTTTGTACCACGAATTTGCACTAGGAGCCAAATATCTAAAAATTAACCAATGAATAGGAAGTAAAAGAAGAACCATAATTAAACGCTCACGTTTTCGGGGGCGAATTAGATAAGAACCATATAAATATAGTAGCAGTAAGATACTTTCGCACAATGCAATGCCAAACCGAACAAAATGCAAGGAAAGCACTTAGATTCGCACAAAAACTTAAGGACTAAAAAAAGTcggtttaaaaaaaaagatctcACCTTGATCGgtttatgttatttttttctgaacTGTCGAATAGAATCGATTAGTGGTTTATTTTACTTGCGGCCTCAGAAATAGCAGAGATGTAAATGTGCCACATTGGTTCAACCATAACAGAAGAAAAATTGTTCCATTTTTGCTCCTCTCTCACCGATGGCCTACTAGTCTGCTTGATAAATAAATGACAAAAATTATTCTAATGCCGAAGGTTTCTTTTTGACAATCGATATCACAACtttggttttgttttttattgaggTATGTTTACttctagaaaaaaaagttggagaaaaaaattctgCGAACATGTTCGTTCGCCCTTTTATAAATGAGGAATATGTCATTAAAAAATGTCTAATAAATGATATTCGTTGGACCAACgatggacaacgtccaaataaccattcaacagacgtccatcgttggacggTTTCTTGAACGTTGTTTAGTAGTTCGCATTTTCTTTGAGTCCGAGCAGCAACTTCgagtgctgtacggaacagaaGGGCTTACTAATGGTATCGGCTTGTATCTGATCCGCCGGACTGTATAAAGCGCTCCTTACAACTATTTAAATTGGTCCTCAGACAAATTACTTGAAACGACAATATTCGAAGTGCGGCAAAGGTATTCACGGCGTAAATATAATTGCAAGAAATGATTGCTAACACATAGGTATATTATATTTTCAATGACTTCAGCTGAGGCAATTTAATCAGAATTGTTCCGGTTGCATCGAAAGAGGtaaattttgaagttttgaaatattaaatTTGACCTATGAGGATTTTTCTGAtcccaagattttttttcaattgcgcatttttgtatgaaaa is part of the Topomyia yanbarensis strain Yona2022 chromosome 1, ASM3024719v1, whole genome shotgun sequence genome and encodes:
- the LOC131689995 gene encoding heparan sulfate glucosamine 3-O-sulfotransferase 6 — protein: MFHKWYANLSNRTIAITIVVCICMLYVSYTFNTCLISSINRTWKKAHTSFTTVTTPTEETDAPQIKILGSIVRIVPLTGDGTGYESKGILNATDGSPKYRFLRSQGLRPSRHLPDALIIGIKKSGTRALLEFIRLHPDVRAAGCEVHFFDRHYVKGLHWYRHHMPPTIEGQITMEKTPSYFITKEAPKRVYHMNPGTKLLVVVRDPVTRAISDYTQARSKKKDMKKFEELAFLNGTSGGVVDTTWGPVKIGVYAKHLERWLEYFPLSQLIFVSGERLIADPAVEIGRVQDFLGLKRVVNEKHFYFNSTKGFPCLLKSEERSSPHCLGKTKGRNHPRIEPQAIERLREFYRPFNLKFYQLTGINFGWP